A single Synechococcales cyanobacterium T60_A2020_003 DNA region contains:
- the rnc gene encoding ribonuclease III codes for MRLHPHRQQELQQFIQDLGLPDDAPIRWELLHKALTHPTYSVDANYDQLEFVGDAVVKLATAEFLLTQYPAQKAGEMTAIRSIMVSDRVLAEIAARHHLDRYLLVGSSAAGDRSGRDSRLADAFEAVLASLYLSTHDLSLIHPWLDPELQPLADTIRRDPAFLNYKGALQEMTNALYKTLPEYRVKDVTQTHDDPERFSAQVWILGECYGSGRGASKKAAEQAAAQIAFLELRSRLNLDL; via the coding sequence ATGCGTCTGCATCCTCATCGGCAGCAGGAATTGCAACAGTTCATTCAAGATCTCGGATTGCCGGATGATGCCCCTATTCGTTGGGAGTTGCTGCATAAAGCCTTAACCCATCCAACCTACTCAGTCGATGCTAACTACGATCAGTTAGAGTTTGTTGGCGATGCGGTTGTGAAGCTAGCGACGGCTGAATTCCTCCTCACTCAATATCCTGCTCAAAAGGCAGGGGAGATGACTGCTATTCGCTCCATCATGGTGAGCGATCGCGTCTTGGCGGAGATTGCGGCGCGGCACCATCTCGATCGCTATTTGCTAGTAGGCAGTAGCGCAGCAGGCGATCGCAGTGGGCGTGATTCCCGCTTAGCAGATGCCTTTGAGGCGGTTCTGGCCTCCCTCTATCTCAGTACCCACGACCTCAGCTTGATTCATCCTTGGCTCGATCCTGAACTGCAACCCTTAGCCGATACGATTCGCCGCGATCCCGCTTTTCTAAACTACAAGGGTGCCCTGCAAGAGATGACTAATGCTCTCTACAAAACCTTACCGGAGTATCGGGTGAAAGACGTCACCCAAACCCATGATGACCCGGAACGCTTTTCCGCACAAGTTTGGATTCTAGGGGAATGCTACGGAAGCGGACGGGGGGCATCCAAGAAAGCGGCAGAACAAGCAGCGGCTCAAATTGCATTTTTAGAATTGCGATCGCGCCTCAATCTAGACCTGTAA